Proteins from a genomic interval of Leptotrichia massiliensis:
- the rplB gene encoding 50S ribosomal protein L2 yields the protein MPIKKLKPMTSGTRHMSILVNKDLDKVRPEKSLVEPLNSSYGIDNYGHRTGRNRHKGHKRLYRVIDWKRNKIGVPAKVATLEYDPNRTANIALLHYVDGEKRYILAPNGLKKGDIVLAGEGADIKPGNALKLKDLPVGTVIHNVELMPGKGGQLARSAGTAARLVAKEGTYCHVELPSGELRLIHKECMATIGSVGNSEHSLVSLGKAGRNRHLGRKPHVRGSVMNPVDHPHGGGEGRSPIGRKSPVTPWGKPTLGKKTRGKKLSDKFIVRGRKK from the coding sequence ATGCCAATAAAAAAATTAAAACCGATGACTAGTGGGACACGGCATATGTCGATATTAGTTAATAAGGACTTAGATAAAGTAAGACCTGAGAAATCTTTAGTTGAACCATTAAATTCATCTTATGGAATTGACAACTATGGACACAGAACAGGTAGAAACAGACATAAAGGACACAAAAGATTATATAGAGTAATCGACTGGAAAAGAAATAAAATTGGAGTGCCTGCAAAAGTTGCAACTCTTGAGTATGATCCAAATAGAACTGCAAATATCGCATTGCTGCACTATGTTGATGGAGAAAAAAGATATATCTTGGCTCCAAATGGACTTAAAAAAGGTGACATCGTATTAGCAGGAGAAGGTGCAGATATCAAACCTGGAAATGCGTTAAAATTAAAAGACCTGCCAGTAGGGACAGTTATTCACAATGTAGAACTTATGCCTGGTAAAGGTGGACAGTTAGCAAGATCAGCAGGAACAGCTGCAAGACTTGTTGCAAAAGAAGGAACTTACTGCCACGTGGAATTACCATCTGGAGAATTAAGACTTATTCATAAAGAATGTATGGCTACAATCGGATCAGTAGGAAATTCTGAACATTCATTAGTATCATTAGGAAAAGCTGGAAGAAATAGACACTTAGGAAGAAAACCTCATGTTAGAGGATCTGTAATGAACCCTGTGGATCACCCACACGGAGGAGGAGAAGGAAGATCTCCAATTGGTAGAAAATCACCAGTTACACCTTGGGGTAAACCTACACTTGGTAAGAAAACTAGAGGTAAAAAACTTAGTGATAAATTCATCGTTAGAGGAAGAAAAAAATAG
- the rplW gene encoding 50S ribosomal protein L23: MHITDIIKKPVINTEKARNLLENNEYVFIVDRRANKLQIKDAVEKLFNVKVQGVNTLNIKPKNKRFRMSMYKTAAIKKAIVKLKDGESIAAYEG; the protein is encoded by the coding sequence ATGCATATTACTGATATTATCAAAAAACCTGTAATTAATACAGAAAAAGCAAGAAATTTATTGGAAAACAATGAATATGTTTTCATAGTGGATAGAAGAGCAAACAAACTTCAAATTAAAGATGCAGTTGAAAAACTGTTCAATGTAAAAGTTCAAGGTGTAAATACTTTAAACATTAAACCAAAAAACAAAAGATTCAGAATGTCAATGTATAAAACAGCTGCTATCAAAAAAGCAATTGTTAAGTTGAAAGATGGAGAATCTATTGCGGCTTACGAAGGATAA
- the rplD gene encoding 50S ribosomal protein L4 produces MPVLNIYKLDGSQAGTIEVNNDVFGIEPNKHVMHEVLVAELAEARQGSASTKTRAEVRGGGRKPFRQKGTGRARQGSTRAPHMVGGGVVHGPKPRNYAKKVNKKVRKLALKSALATKISEGNVIVLDDFTLETPKTKTFIDFAKALNFDGVKQLYITNDDTDNIDRDYFLYLSTRNIEKVAAINTRDLSIYWLIKQDKVILTKEALATIEEVLA; encoded by the coding sequence ATGCCAGTTTTAAATATATATAAATTAGACGGTTCACAAGCAGGAACTATTGAAGTAAATAATGACGTATTTGGAATCGAACCAAATAAACACGTAATGCACGAAGTTTTAGTAGCAGAATTAGCTGAAGCTAGACAAGGATCTGCCTCAACAAAAACAAGAGCAGAAGTAAGAGGTGGAGGAAGAAAACCTTTTAGACAAAAAGGAACAGGAAGAGCTAGACAAGGATCTACAAGAGCACCACACATGGTAGGTGGAGGAGTAGTTCACGGACCAAAACCAAGAAACTATGCTAAAAAAGTAAATAAAAAAGTTAGAAAATTAGCTTTAAAATCAGCTTTAGCAACAAAAATTAGTGAAGGAAATGTAATCGTATTAGATGATTTCACATTGGAAACACCAAAAACAAAAACATTCATTGATTTTGCAAAAGCATTAAACTTTGATGGTGTAAAACAATTATATATAACAAATGATGATACTGATAATATAGATAGAGATTATTTCTTATATTTATCAACTAGAAATATTGAAAAAGTTGCAGCAATTAATACAAGAGATTTAAGCATCTACTGGTTAATCAAACAAGATAAAGTAATCTTAACTAAAGAAGCTCTTGCAACTATCGAGGAGGTGCTAGCATAA
- the rplC gene encoding 50S ribosomal protein L3 — MILGKKIGMTQIFEDEKLIPVTVIEAGTNFVTQIKTEEKEGYNAITLAYGDKKEKNTTKPELGIFKKAGVTPKSFLKEFKVTNPADFALGQEIKVDVLEGIEFVDISGTSKGKGTAGVMKRHNFGGNRASHGVSRNHRLGGSNAGGAASNSNVPKGKKMAGRLGAEKVTVQNLQVIKYDVENSLLLVKGAVPGPKNGYLVIKKSVKKY; from the coding sequence ATGATATTAGGTAAAAAAATCGGAATGACTCAAATTTTCGAAGATGAAAAATTAATTCCAGTAACAGTAATTGAAGCAGGAACTAACTTCGTTACACAAATAAAAACTGAAGAAAAAGAAGGATACAACGCTATCACGTTAGCATACGGAGATAAAAAAGAAAAAAATACAACAAAACCTGAATTAGGAATATTTAAAAAAGCAGGAGTTACTCCAAAAAGTTTTCTTAAAGAATTTAAAGTAACTAACCCAGCTGACTTTGCATTAGGACAAGAAATCAAAGTAGATGTATTAGAAGGTATCGAATTTGTTGATATTTCTGGAACTTCAAAAGGTAAAGGAACTGCAGGAGTTATGAAAAGACATAACTTTGGTGGAAACAGAGCTTCACACGGGGTTTCAAGAAACCATAGACTTGGAGGTTCTAACGCAGGAGGAGCCGCATCAAACAGTAATGTGCCAAAAGGTAAAAAAATGGCTGGAAGACTTGGAGCTGAAAAAGTAACAGTTCAAAACTTACAAGTTATCAAATACGATGTAGAAAACAGTCTTTTATTAGTAAAAGGTGCTGTTCCAGGACCCAAAAACGGTTACTTAGTTATCAAAAAATCGGTAAAGAAATATTAA
- the rpsJ gene encoding 30S ribosomal protein S10 yields MDKIRIYLQSYDHKLLDQSAKKIAEVAKKNGSELAGPLPLPTKTKKYTVLRSVHVNKDSREQFEMRIHRRFVEIKNSNQQIVNALASLNLPSGVGVEIKQS; encoded by the coding sequence TTGGATAAAATAAGAATATATTTACAATCTTATGATCACAAACTGTTGGATCAATCTGCTAAAAAAATTGCAGAAGTAGCTAAGAAAAATGGTTCAGAATTAGCAGGACCACTTCCATTACCTACAAAAACTAAAAAATATACAGTTTTAAGATCAGTTCACGTAAATAAAGATTCAAGAGAACAATTTGAAATGAGAATTCACAGAAGATTTGTAGAAATCAAAAATTCAAATCAACAAATCGTAAATGCATTAGCATCATTAAACTTACCATCAGGTGTGGGAGTTGAAATTAAGCAATCATAA
- the tuf gene encoding elongation factor Tu, with amino-acid sequence MAKAKFERSKPHVNVGTIGHVDHGKTTTTAAISKVLAEKGLAEKVDFENIDQAPEERERGITINTAHIEYETENRHYAHVDCPGHADYVKNMITGAAQMDGAILVVSAADGPMPQTREHILLARQVGVPYIVVYLNKVDMVDDEELLELVEMEVRELLTEYGFPGDDVPVIKGSSLGALNGEAQWVDRIMELMDAVDDYIPTPERPVDQAFLMPIEDVFTITGRGTVVTGRVERGVINVGEEVEIVGIKPTTKTTVTGVEMFRKLLDSGQAGDNIGALLRGTKKEEVERGQVLAKPGTINPHTGFKSEVYVLTKDEGGRHTPFFTGYKPQFYFRTTDITGEVNLPEGVEMVMPGDNIEMTVELIHPIAMEEGLRFAIREGGRTVASGVVATITK; translated from the coding sequence ATGGCAAAAGCTAAATTTGAGAGAAGCAAACCACACGTAAACGTAGGAACAATAGGTCACGTTGACCACGGAAAAACAACAACAACAGCAGCAATATCAAAAGTATTGGCTGAAAAAGGACTAGCTGAAAAAGTTGATTTTGAAAACATCGACCAAGCTCCTGAAGAAAGAGAAAGAGGGATTACAATCAACACAGCTCACATTGAGTATGAAACAGAAAACAGACACTATGCTCACGTTGACTGTCCAGGCCATGCCGATTATGTAAAAAATATGATTACAGGAGCAGCTCAAATGGATGGAGCAATCCTAGTAGTATCAGCAGCTGACGGTCCAATGCCTCAAACAAGAGAGCACATCCTTCTTGCAAGACAAGTTGGAGTTCCTTATATCGTAGTTTACTTGAACAAAGTTGACATGGTAGACGATGAAGAATTATTAGAATTAGTAGAAATGGAAGTAAGAGAATTACTTACAGAATACGGATTCCCAGGAGATGATGTTCCAGTAATTAAAGGATCTTCATTAGGAGCATTAAATGGAGAAGCTCAATGGGTAGACAGAATCATGGAATTAATGGATGCAGTTGATGACTATATTCCAACACCAGAAAGACCAGTAGACCAAGCATTCCTAATGCCAATTGAAGACGTATTCACAATCACAGGAAGAGGAACAGTTGTAACAGGAAGAGTGGAAAGAGGAGTAATCAACGTTGGTGAAGAAGTAGAAATCGTAGGAATCAAGCCAACAACAAAAACTACTGTAACAGGAGTAGAAATGTTCAGAAAATTATTAGATTCAGGACAAGCTGGAGATAATATAGGAGCATTATTAAGAGGAACTAAGAAAGAAGAAGTGGAAAGAGGACAAGTACTTGCTAAACCAGGAACAATCAATCCACATACAGGATTTAAGTCAGAAGTATACGTGTTGACAAAAGATGAAGGAGGAAGACATACACCATTCTTCACAGGATACAAACCACAATTTTACTTCAGAACGACTGACATTACAGGAGAAGTAAACTTGCCAGAAGGTGTAGAAATGGTAATGCCTGGAGATAACATTGAAATGACAGTAGAATTAATTCACCCAATCGCAATGGAAGAAGGATTAAGATTTGCGATAAGAGAAGGTGGAAGAACAGTAGCTTCAGGAGTAGTAGCAACTATTACTAAATAG
- the fusA gene encoding elongation factor G has translation MARKVALKDTRNIGIMAHIDAGKTTTTERILFYTGVNHKIGEVHEGAATMDYMEQEQERGITITSAATTAFWNGHRINIIDTPGHVDFTVEVERSLRVLDGAVAVFSAVDGVQPQSETVWRQADKYNVPRMAFFNKMDRVGADFNMCVNDIKEKLGGNGVPIQLPIGAEDNFEGIIDLVTMKEYLFKDETMGADYEVVDIRAELLDDAQTAREHMIESVVETDDELMEKYFGGEEISEEEIKKALRSATIEGTVVPVLCGTAFKNKGIQPLLDAVVAYMPSPLDINGGKINGTDPKTEEPIQREMGDDAPFSALAFKIITDPFVGRLSFFRVYSGVLEKGSYVLNSTKGKKERMGRLLQMHANKREELDVVYSGDIAAAVGLKDTTTGDTLSAENAPIILEKMEFPDTVIQIAVEPKTKADQEKMGTALAKLAEEDPTFKVSTNQETGQTLISGMGELHLEIIVDRMKREFKVEANVGKPQVAYRETINGATDVEEKYAKQSGGRGQYGHVKMKVEANHGKGYEFVNEITGGAIPREYIPAVDKGIQEALEAGVVAGYPVQDIKVTLYDGSYHEVDSSEMAFKIAGSMAVKKGLRAANPVLLEPIFKVEVTTPEEYMGDVIGDLNSRRGQVSGMTDRNNAKIINAEVPLSQMFGYATDLRSKTQGRASYSMEFEKYVEVPKNIAQQVIDERQGK, from the coding sequence ATGGCAAGAAAAGTTGCTTTAAAAGATACTAGAAACATTGGTATCATGGCACATATAGACGCCGGAAAAACAACTACGACTGAAAGAATTTTATTTTATACAGGAGTAAACCATAAAATCGGAGAAGTTCACGAAGGAGCTGCTACGATGGACTATATGGAACAAGAACAAGAAAGAGGAATCACAATTACATCAGCTGCGACAACAGCATTCTGGAATGGACACAGAATTAATATAATAGATACACCAGGCCACGTTGACTTTACAGTTGAGGTAGAAAGATCATTAAGAGTATTAGATGGAGCAGTTGCAGTATTCTCAGCAGTTGACGGAGTGCAACCTCAATCAGAAACAGTTTGGAGACAAGCTGACAAATATAACGTACCAAGAATGGCTTTCTTTAACAAAATGGATAGAGTCGGAGCAGATTTTAACATGTGTGTAAACGATATCAAAGAAAAATTAGGTGGAAATGGTGTACCAATCCAATTGCCAATTGGTGCAGAAGATAATTTTGAAGGAATTATCGACTTGGTAACAATGAAAGAATATTTGTTTAAAGATGAAACTATGGGAGCAGATTATGAAGTTGTTGATATTAGGGCTGAGTTGTTAGATGATGCTCAAACAGCAAGAGAACATATGATTGAATCTGTAGTTGAAACTGATGATGAATTGATGGAGAAATACTTTGGTGGAGAAGAAATCTCTGAAGAAGAAATCAAAAAAGCTTTAAGATCTGCAACAATTGAAGGAACTGTTGTACCTGTGTTGTGTGGAACAGCATTCAAAAATAAAGGGATTCAACCATTACTTGATGCAGTAGTTGCCTACATGCCGTCACCACTAGACATTAACGGTGGAAAAATTAATGGAACTGATCCTAAAACTGAAGAGCCTATTCAAAGAGAAATGGGAGATGATGCTCCATTCTCAGCATTGGCGTTTAAAATCATTACAGATCCATTTGTTGGAAGATTATCATTCTTTAGAGTTTATTCAGGAGTACTAGAAAAAGGATCTTATGTATTAAATTCAACTAAAGGTAAAAAAGAAAGAATGGGAAGATTACTTCAAATGCATGCTAATAAGAGAGAAGAACTTGATGTAGTTTACTCTGGAGATATAGCTGCGGCAGTTGGACTAAAAGATACTACAACAGGAGATACATTGAGTGCTGAAAATGCTCCGATTATCTTAGAAAAAATGGAATTCCCTGATACAGTTATCCAAATTGCAGTTGAACCAAAAACTAAAGCCGATCAGGAAAAAATGGGAACAGCTCTTGCAAAACTTGCAGAAGAAGATCCTACATTTAAAGTGTCAACTAACCAGGAAACTGGACAAACATTGATTTCAGGAATGGGAGAATTGCACTTGGAAATCATCGTAGATAGAATGAAACGTGAATTCAAAGTGGAAGCAAATGTTGGTAAACCGCAAGTTGCTTATAGAGAAACAATTAATGGAGCAACAGATGTTGAAGAAAAATATGCAAAACAATCTGGAGGACGTGGACAATACGGACATGTTAAGATGAAAGTTGAAGCTAATCACGGAAAAGGTTACGAATTTGTTAATGAAATTACTGGAGGAGCTATTCCAAGAGAATATATCCCAGCAGTAGATAAAGGAATTCAAGAAGCTTTAGAAGCAGGGGTTGTTGCAGGATACCCTGTTCAAGATATAAAAGTTACATTGTATGATGGATCTTACCATGAAGTCGATTCATCAGAAATGGCATTTAAAATAGCAGGTTCAATGGCAGTTAAAAAAGGACTTAGAGCCGCTAATCCAGTATTGTTGGAACCAATCTTCAAAGTAGAAGTTACTACTCCAGAAGAATACATGGGAGACGTAATTGGAGATTTGAACTCAAGACGTGGACAAGTTTCAGGAATGACTGACAGAAATAATGCAAAAATTATTAATGCAGAAGTACCTTTATCACAAATGTTCGGTTATGCAACTGACTTGAGATCGAAAACACAAGGAAGAGCATCTTACTCAATGGAATTTGAAAAATATGTAGAAGTTCCAAAAAATATTGCTCAACAAGTAATTGATGAAAGACAAGGAAAATAA
- the rpsG gene encoding 30S ribosomal protein S7, with product MSRRRRAERRDVLPDSQFNDKVVTKFINGLMKDGKKSLAEHIFYSALQQITEETQEEGIEVFRRAMENVRPQLEVRSRRIGGATYQVPVEVRKERQQTLAIRWLVRYTRERKEYGMVNKLKKELIAAANNEGGSIKKKEDTYKMAEANRAFAHYKW from the coding sequence GTGTCAAGAAGAAGAAGAGCGGAAAGAAGAGATGTATTACCAGATTCTCAATTTAACGATAAAGTAGTAACTAAATTCATTAACGGATTAATGAAAGATGGAAAAAAATCATTAGCTGAGCATATTTTTTATTCAGCATTGCAACAAATAACTGAAGAAACTCAAGAAGAAGGAATTGAAGTTTTCAGAAGAGCAATGGAAAATGTAAGACCTCAATTAGAAGTAAGATCTAGAAGAATCGGAGGGGCAACTTACCAAGTACCAGTTGAAGTAAGAAAAGAAAGACAGCAAACTCTAGCAATCAGATGGTTAGTTAGATATACGAGAGAAAGAAAAGAATACGGAATGGTAAACAAATTGAAAAAAGAATTAATTGCAGCTGCTAACAATGAAGGTGGATCAATTAAGAAAAAAGAAGATACATATAAAATGGCTGAAGCAAATAGAGCGTTTGCACATTACAAATGGTAA
- the rpsL gene encoding 30S ribosomal protein S12 encodes MPTINQLVRFGRSTTEKKKKSPALKGNPQKRGVCVRVYTTTPKKPNSALRKVARVKLVNGIEVTAYIPGIGHNLQEHSIVLLRGGRTKDLPGVRYKIIRGALDTAGVVNRKQGRSRYGAKKG; translated from the coding sequence ATGCCTACTATTAATCAATTAGTAAGATTTGGTAGAAGTACAACTGAGAAAAAGAAAAAATCACCTGCATTGAAAGGTAATCCACAAAAAAGAGGGGTTTGTGTAAGAGTATATACAACTACACCTAAAAAACCTAACTCAGCCTTAAGAAAGGTAGCAAGGGTTAAATTAGTAAATGGAATCGAAGTTACTGCTTATATTCCAGGAATCGGACACAACTTGCAAGAACATAGTATCGTTCTTTTAAGAGGAGGAAGAACAAAAGATTTGCCGGGGGTTAGATATAAAATAATCAGAGGAGCATTGGATACAGCAGGAGTTGTAAACAGAAAACAAGGTAGATCAAGATACGGAGCGAAAAAAGGGTAA
- a CDS encoding N-acetylmuramoyl-L-alanine amidase family protein, with translation MIKGIKKMLYVTTAGLMMAAPLNAAGNNNELICIDPGHQVRGNSALEEIAPGSSTRKPKVSSGTRGVATKKYEYQLTLEVGLKLRDALKNKGYKVFMVRETNDVDISNKERAIKTNNAGCSLYIRLHADGINNSSTQGASVLTSSPKNPYTKSVQKSSDKFSRDILSEYVKATGAKNRGVSYRDDLTGTNWSKVTNTLIEFGFMSNPEEDRKMSTPEYQEKMVTGMVNGIEKYLREK, from the coding sequence ATGATAAAAGGAATAAAAAAAATGTTATATGTGACGACAGCAGGTTTAATGATGGCGGCTCCATTAAATGCGGCCGGGAATAATAATGAGCTAATTTGTATTGATCCAGGACATCAGGTTAGAGGAAATTCAGCTTTGGAAGAAATTGCGCCAGGCTCATCTACAAGAAAGCCAAAAGTTTCATCGGGAACAAGAGGAGTGGCAACTAAAAAATACGAATATCAGCTTACGCTGGAAGTTGGGTTAAAATTAAGAGATGCTTTAAAAAATAAAGGGTATAAAGTGTTTATGGTGCGTGAAACAAACGATGTAGATATTAGTAATAAAGAACGTGCAATCAAGACAAACAACGCAGGATGTTCATTATACATAAGACTTCATGCTGATGGAATTAATAATTCCTCAACACAGGGAGCTTCAGTTTTGACTTCTTCACCAAAAAATCCATACACAAAAAGTGTCCAAAAATCCAGCGACAAATTTTCACGTGACATATTATCAGAATACGTAAAAGCGACAGGAGCCAAAAATCGTGGAGTATCCTATCGTGACGACTTAACAGGAACAAACTGGTCTAAAGTTACAAATACGCTGATTGAATTTGGATTTATGTCAAATCCAGAAGAAGACAGAAAAATGTCAACACCAGAATATCAGGAAAAAATGGTAACAGGAATGGTAAATGGTATTGAAAAATATTTAAGAGAAAAATAA
- a CDS encoding phosphatase PAP2 family protein — protein sequence MLNFIQNIDIFIIKQFYNFQHSLNSKLLSSILIFFTNLGNHGLIWITVTLFLLSIKKYRKIGYLAIISLIINAIIVNVILKNLTHRARPFTEISDIILLIKAPKDFSFPSGHTSASFTMVYIFYKHLKKYFPAVLITSIIIAFSRLYLTVHFPSDVLAGLLIGLFAGFLGEKVFNKKNNLMKS from the coding sequence ATGTTAAACTTTATACAAAATATTGATATTTTTATTATTAAACAATTTTACAATTTTCAACACAGCTTAAATTCTAAGTTACTAAGCAGCATATTGATATTTTTTACCAACTTAGGAAATCACGGATTAATCTGGATTACAGTGACATTATTCTTGCTTTCTATCAAAAAATATCGAAAAATCGGATATTTAGCGATAATTTCATTGATTATAAATGCAATTATTGTAAATGTAATTTTGAAAAACCTCACACATAGAGCAAGACCCTTTACAGAAATATCTGACATTATTCTTTTAATCAAAGCCCCAAAGGATTTTTCTTTTCCTTCAGGACATACTTCAGCATCTTTTACAATGGTATATATTTTTTACAAACATTTAAAAAAATATTTTCCAGCTGTACTGATAACAAGCATTATTATTGCCTTTTCAAGGCTATACTTAACTGTACATTTTCCAAGTGATGTTTTGGCTGGATTGCTTATTGGATTGTTTGCTGGGTTTTTGGGGGAGAAAGTTTTTAATAAGAAAAATAATTTGATGAAAAGTTAG
- a CDS encoding tetratricopeptide repeat protein, with protein sequence MEIVIAIIIGIVIVFIMMNFRNRKKMDEYDNFSRERENKNRKNDEETDNVDRFGHRVVSIDDIVEIDYSNNYHENDEARNEEYQKIIFYAYEDMFFGDFKRAKEKLERASGLSIKGNYELGKFYYYCKKDRQNAVSMFSFAYNDGVKEAAYYLGMIEEIEGNTQLALDWYNEGMKKGDINSTIRLGKIAEENKDYKKAEELYLKTIDTKDARIIYNLVSLYFKQNRKEKVVEWQKKLLNEKQITGLTFEIIKNIEFMLGNEKDKKYAELINQGNEFVKKRDYKNARKLFVESTNYNERGYLALAKSYYLEGNGEKTKETFEKAYELGVKEAAYEIGKYLDTVEKNEKEAEKWYKIGKEMGDARAIYALGMLYECNINFVEQDREEVNKLYEASADIKYAFGMEEMMYNNREKDEEKSKEWAFKILNESGLIELEEIIIKNVQDLLEELGENLDNKILTKDYEIEYDEDLIYFIQKKLGNPNFSSNYFSY encoded by the coding sequence ATGGAAATAGTAATAGCAATAATAATTGGGATAGTTATAGTTTTTATAATGATGAATTTTAGAAATCGTAAAAAAATGGATGAATATGATAATTTTTCTAGAGAAAGAGAAAATAAAAATAGGAAAAATGATGAGGAAACTGATAATGTGGACAGATTTGGACATAGAGTTGTTTCAATAGATGATATTGTTGAAATTGATTATTCAAACAATTATCATGAAAATGATGAAGCAAGAAATGAAGAATATCAGAAAATTATTTTCTATGCATACGAAGATATGTTTTTTGGAGATTTTAAAAGGGCAAAGGAAAAATTGGAAAGAGCATCGGGCTTGAGCATAAAAGGGAATTATGAACTGGGGAAATTTTATTACTATTGTAAAAAAGATAGACAGAATGCAGTTAGTATGTTTAGTTTTGCATATAATGATGGAGTGAAAGAAGCGGCTTATTATCTCGGGATGATTGAGGAGATAGAGGGGAATACTCAGCTTGCGTTGGATTGGTATAATGAGGGAATGAAAAAAGGGGATATTAATTCAACAATCAGACTAGGTAAAATTGCTGAAGAAAATAAAGATTATAAAAAAGCAGAAGAACTTTATTTAAAGACAATTGATACAAAAGATGCTAGGATAATATATAATCTCGTTAGTTTGTACTTTAAACAGAACAGGAAAGAAAAAGTTGTTGAATGGCAGAAAAAATTGCTGAACGAAAAACAAATTACAGGATTAACTTTTGAAATAATTAAAAATATTGAGTTTATGCTTGGAAATGAAAAAGACAAAAAATACGCGGAACTAATTAATCAAGGAAATGAATTTGTGAAAAAACGAGATTATAAAAATGCTCGAAAATTATTTGTTGAATCGACAAATTATAATGAAAGAGGGTATTTAGCACTTGCAAAATCGTATTATCTAGAAGGAAATGGAGAAAAGACTAAGGAAACATTTGAAAAGGCGTATGAACTGGGAGTAAAAGAGGCAGCTTACGAAATTGGAAAATATCTAGATACAGTCGAAAAAAACGAAAAAGAAGCTGAAAAATGGTATAAAATTGGAAAAGAAATGGGAGATGCCAGAGCGATTTATGCTCTTGGAATGCTTTATGAATGTAATATTAACTTTGTTGAACAAGATAGAGAAGAAGTAAACAAATTATATGAAGCTTCAGCTGATATAAAATATGCATTTGGAATGGAAGAAATGATGTATAATAATAGAGAGAAAGATGAAGAAAAATCAAAAGAATGGGCATTTAAAATATTAAATGAATCAGGTTTGATCGAACTTGAAGAAATTATAATAAAAAATGTACAAGATTTGTTGGAAGAATTAGGAGAAAATCTTGACAATAAAATTTTAACAAAAGATTACGAAATTGAATATGATGAAGATTTGATATATTTTATACAAAAAAAGCTAGGAAATCCTAACTTTTCATCAAATTATTTTTCTTATTAA
- the fic gene encoding protein adenylyltransferase Fic produces the protein MANNKYSSENESDKILKRLVSQDDEEFLSKKRARELFDNEILKNIQVGTFEGLKEIYRHLFQECFGTAGEVRKHDIRKGDTVFCRAMYLEDNLKTVSKMPENTFEEIIEKYVEMNIMHPFYEGNGRATRIWLDQMLIKRLGMCVNWQNISRNDYLSAMKRSMINDLELKFLLKENLTENVESRDVFMNGINQSYEYENMRKYDVLNI, from the coding sequence ATGGCAAATAATAAATACAGCTCGGAAAATGAAAGTGACAAAATTTTAAAAAGGTTAGTTTCACAAGATGATGAAGAATTTTTGAGTAAAAAAAGGGCAAGAGAATTATTTGATAATGAAATATTGAAAAATATTCAAGTGGGAACTTTTGAAGGCTTGAAGGAAATATATAGGCATTTATTTCAAGAATGTTTTGGAACGGCTGGAGAAGTCCGAAAACACGATATTCGGAAAGGCGATACTGTGTTTTGTCGTGCGATGTATCTTGAAGATAATTTAAAGACAGTTTCTAAAATGCCTGAAAATACTTTTGAGGAAATAATTGAGAAATATGTTGAGATGAATATAATGCATCCATTTTATGAGGGAAACGGAAGAGCGACTAGAATTTGGCTGGATCAGATGTTGATAAAAAGGCTTGGAATGTGTGTGAATTGGCAAAATATCAGTAGAAATGATTATTTATCAGCGATGAAAAGAAGTATGATTAATGATTTGGAATTAAAATTTCTTTTGAAAGAGAATTTGACGGAAAATGTGGAAAGCAGAGATGTATTCATGAATGGTATAAATCAGTCTTATGAATATGAAAATATGAGGAAATATGATGTGTTAAACATATAA